The sequence GCAGAAACTTCAAAAATTATAATGGATACAGCGGTAAAGATATAAGCCTGTGATAGTTTTATCTTGCCCGAGGGAATCTCCCTGTTTTTTGTTCTTTCATTTAACGCATCGTATTTTCTATCTATAATACGGTTTAGAGCCATCGCTGCACTCCTTGCCGATGCCATAGCGAGGCTTACCAGAAGAAAAACTCTCAAAGAGAAACCACTGCTAAATCCCATAACCATACCTATATAAGCAAACGGAAGAGCAAATATGGTATGCTCAAATTTTATCATTGACAGAAATTTTTTAAGCGAAGACATCCTTATCTTTAAAATACTCCTTGTAGTAGATATATCCAGATACAACGGTCATAACAACAGCAACAAAGAGCATATATACGCCAATTTCTTTGTAACCTAAAATAAGCAAAGCCAAAGCTATAAATTGACTTGTTGTTTTGAGTTTTCCCCAAACATTGGCCGAAATAACAACACTCTCACTCGCAGCAACTACCCTAAGACCGGTAACAGCAAACTCCCTAAATACAATCACTATCACCATCCAATATGGTATATCCATAATCTTTATAAGTGAGATAAGTACACCAATAACCAGAACCTTGTCAGCTAAAGGGTCCAATATTTTGCCAATCTTGGTTATAGATTTACTCTTTCTGGCTATGTGACCATCTAATACATCACTTAAAACGCCTATAACAAAAAAAACAAATGCCCAAATCTTGTAGTTATTCTCAAGAAGCCAAA comes from Hippea maritima DSM 10411 and encodes:
- the pgsA gene encoding CDP-diacylglycerol--glycerol-3-phosphate 3-phosphatidyltransferase; translated protein: MVKHVPNLLSVFRVFDLVIVVWLLENNYKIWAFVFFVIGVLSDVLDGHIARKSKSITKIGKILDPLADKVLVIGVLISLIKIMDIPYWMVIVIVFREFAVTGLRVVAASESVVISANVWGKLKTTSQFIALALLILGYKEIGVYMLFVAVVMTVVSGYIYYKEYFKDKDVFA